A window of bacterium contains these coding sequences:
- a CDS encoding AAA family ATPase, with protein MNDIAIDFVKERSLDVEKILNSKHPRKVVVAGPGTGKSYLFEQAIKKKKAEGKSNFLAITFIGKLGDSLADDLAGMANAMTLHGFARKFLLSIYPSSWIYYPDISNIIMQDLELNGSRTTSVLDPEYKKRTIYYRAFGDDDIIGYALKVLKKNSDRIPKYDLILVDEFQDFNETEAEFIDILATKNEVLVVGDDDQALYEFKGSSPKFIRNKFSTSNKDFEGHTLRFCSRCTQTIVTAFHDIVTAFGLNTKEKDRIQKEYLCYLPQKKEDNLLNPSIVLLSDVGPGQIPFKIESELSNILQNQKVKTVLVIGEGRSCKGMLSDVALKLKEMGFRNVHHGAQGSMFTFKKNLYEGYKILQKGKNDLLAWRLIVEEMDIPTKEKLIINHFKDPAGFIQNIPMAFKKEHEKNAVTLNTILRKSKSVRDYIAESSIEKLKKQLVIEKMSERELLMSQLIVENGHIPRPLANLDITVCNILGAKGLGADVVFLIGFDEKKLPMNDPVKNSEVYQMLVALTRAKKRIYLINTKNKKISRFMNYINKNGGAT; from the coding sequence ATGAATGATATTGCAATTGATTTTGTAAAAGAAAGAAGTTTGGACGTAGAAAAAATATTGAATTCCAAACATCCTAGAAAAGTTGTTGTGGCTGGACCAGGTACTGGTAAGAGCTATTTATTTGAACAGGCAATTAAAAAAAAGAAAGCGGAAGGAAAAAGCAATTTTCTGGCAATTACGTTTATTGGAAAATTAGGAGACTCACTTGCAGATGATCTGGCTGGTATGGCGAATGCAATGACTTTGCATGGATTTGCCAGGAAATTTTTGCTTAGCATATATCCTTCTAGTTGGATATATTACCCCGACATATCCAATATTATTATGCAAGATCTTGAGTTAAATGGGTCACGAACCACTAGTGTATTGGATCCTGAGTATAAGAAGAGAACAATATATTACAGGGCATTCGGAGATGATGATATAATTGGTTACGCCTTAAAAGTTTTGAAAAAGAATTCTGACAGAATACCTAAGTATGATTTGATATTAGTCGATGAATTTCAAGATTTTAATGAAACAGAGGCTGAGTTTATTGATATACTGGCTACAAAAAATGAAGTTTTGGTAGTTGGTGATGATGATCAGGCTTTGTATGAGTTTAAAGGGTCTTCTCCAAAGTTTATTAGAAATAAGTTCTCAACATCAAACAAAGATTTTGAGGGCCATACTTTGAGATTTTGCTCTCGCTGTACGCAAACGATTGTCACAGCTTTTCACGATATCGTTACAGCTTTTGGTTTAAATACAAAAGAAAAAGATCGTATACAGAAGGAGTATTTATGCTATCTTCCGCAGAAAAAAGAGGATAATTTACTTAATCCCAGCATAGTTCTACTAAGCGATGTCGGTCCGGGTCAAATTCCGTTTAAGATCGAAAGCGAATTAAGTAATATTCTTCAGAACCAGAAGGTGAAAACAGTTCTGGTGATAGGTGAAGGTAGGTCATGTAAAGGAATGCTTTCAGATGTCGCATTGAAATTAAAAGAGATGGGTTTTAGAAATGTTCATCATGGTGCACAAGGGAGTATGTTTACATTTAAAAAGAATCTGTATGAGGGGTACAAGATTCTTCAAAAGGGTAAAAATGATTTACTCGCATGGCGATTAATTGTAGAAGAAATGGATATACCAACTAAAGAAAAACTTATCATTAATCATTTTAAGGATCCCGCTGGTTTTATACAAAATATTCCCATGGCATTTAAAAAAGAACATGAGAAAAATGCAGTCACCTTAAACACTATTTTAAGAAAATCAAAATCTGTTCGGGACTATATTGCTGAGTCTTCTATAGAAAAACTTAAAAAACAACTAGTGATTGAAAAGATGAGCGAACGCGAACTCCTAATGAGTCAGTTGATTGTTGAAAATGGTCATATTCCCAGACCTCTGGCCAATTTGGATATCACTGTTTGTAATATATTGGGTGCAAAGGGGCTGGGTGCAGACGTGGTATTCTTGATTGGGTTTGATGAAAAAAAGTTACCAATGAACGATCCTGTAAAAAATAGCGAGGTTTATCAAATGTTGGTTGCGCTAACAAGAGCTAAAAAGCGTATTTATTTAATCAATACAAAAAATAAAAAAATATCTAGATTTATGAATTATATTAATAAAAATGGAGGAGCAACCTAA
- a CDS encoding glycosyltransferase family 2 protein, protein MLKETILPLKMSNPLTMIRELGDTPVRLDLEMLEMRFYEILPGFTSWLTLIGLGVLSFIIPMWISIFLILYDLYWLVRAVYMSSYLLSSYRQLRKQHGVDWEARLNLLDDLTSAIKTVGDKITGYENKIDIGGELPRKEIKKIKTVIWQEGHFLEDLKRIKKENVQMPDWREIINLVVIPTYKESFEVLKTTMDHLKETNFPRERLWVAMAFEERAGEHALKTKKQIEEYYGDAFGRLITTLHPDGIPGEQRVKSANATWAVKKVKEIFDKEFIAYEKVVISNFDSDTCVGREYFNYLTYAYITNADRTQCSYQPLPLYHNNIWDAPSFTRVIAINSSFWQMIEAVRPERLVTFSSHSMSFKALVDVGFWSVNVVSEDSRIFWQCFLHYGGKYRTVPLFTNVSMDATLAPTLWRTFVNQYKQKRRWAWGIENFPFLAFNFRRVKNISIRRRLKSLFLIFEGNHSWATSSIIIAVLGWIPVLYGNPEFHQTVLAYNLPYVTRALASLAMGGLIVTMTLTFLLLPPAPAGTPKRKYVYMVLQWALVPFIASILGSFPALDAQTRMMIGKPLGFWVTEKTRGKIKT, encoded by the coding sequence ATGTTAAAAGAAACTATTTTGCCGTTAAAAATGTCCAATCCTCTTACAATGATACGAGAGTTGGGCGATACCCCCGTTCGTCTTGATTTGGAGATGCTGGAAATGAGATTTTACGAAATTCTGCCCGGTTTCACAAGCTGGTTAACCTTAATCGGCCTGGGGGTGCTTTCGTTTATTATTCCGATGTGGATTTCCATTTTTCTGATTCTTTACGATTTGTATTGGTTGGTGCGCGCGGTTTATATGTCCTCATATTTATTATCTTCGTATCGGCAATTACGCAAACAACACGGCGTGGATTGGGAAGCACGCTTAAACCTGCTCGATGATTTGACCTCCGCCATCAAAACGGTTGGTGATAAAATTACCGGTTATGAAAATAAAATAGACATAGGGGGTGAATTACCGCGCAAAGAAATAAAAAAGATTAAAACGGTAATTTGGCAAGAAGGTCATTTTCTGGAAGACCTAAAACGCATTAAAAAAGAAAACGTGCAAATGCCGGATTGGCGCGAGATTATTAATTTGGTGGTGATTCCAACCTACAAAGAATCTTTTGAGGTACTTAAAACAACAATGGATCATTTAAAAGAAACTAATTTCCCCCGTGAACGCTTGTGGGTGGCGATGGCTTTTGAGGAACGCGCCGGCGAACACGCCTTAAAAACAAAAAAACAAATTGAGGAATACTATGGTGATGCGTTTGGTCGATTGATTACCACGCTTCATCCGGACGGCATTCCCGGCGAGCAACGCGTGAAAAGCGCTAATGCCACGTGGGCGGTGAAAAAAGTAAAAGAAATTTTTGATAAGGAATTTATCGCGTACGAAAAAGTGGTTATTTCCAATTTTGACAGCGACACTTGCGTTGGTCGGGAATATTTTAATTATTTGACTTATGCCTATATTACCAACGCGGATCGCACGCAATGCAGTTATCAGCCGTTACCTCTTTATCATAATAATATCTGGGACGCGCCATCGTTTACCCGTGTAATCGCGATTAATTCCAGTTTTTGGCAGATGATTGAAGCGGTACGTCCGGAGCGCTTGGTGACTTTTTCGTCACATTCGATGAGTTTTAAGGCACTGGTGGATGTTGGATTTTGGTCGGTAAACGTAGTGTCCGAGGATTCGCGCATTTTTTGGCAGTGTTTTTTGCATTACGGCGGAAAATACCGCACCGTCCCTCTTTTTACCAACGTTTCAATGGACGCCACCCTGGCACCGACGCTTTGGCGAACGTTTGTAAATCAGTATAAGCAAAAAAGACGTTGGGCGTGGGGAATTGAGAACTTTCCTTTTTTGGCGTTTAATTTTAGACGCGTAAAAAATATTTCAATTCGTCGACGTTTGAAATCTTTATTTTTGATTTTTGAAGGCAATCATTCATGGGCGACATCGTCGATTATTATCGCTGTCCTGGGTTGGATACCGGTGCTATATGGCAATCCGGAGTTTCATCAAACGGTATTGGCATATAATTTGCCTTACGTAACACGCGCTCTGGCGTCACTGGCGATGGGTGGCTTGATTGTAACAATGACCTTAACTTTCTTGCTTTTACCACCCGCCCCGGCAGGGACACCAAAAAGAAAATATGTTTACATGGTTCTGCAGTGGGCGTTGGTGCCGTTTATCGCCTCAATTTTGGGTAGTTTTCCAGCACTCGACGCGCAAACGCGAATGATGATTGGCAAGCCACTCGGTTTTTGGGTGACCGAGAAGACGCGTGGCAAAATTAAAACCTAA